One Bdellovibrio bacteriovorus genomic window, GATTGATATCACCGGACATAAGAAAGTGGCGGCAAATAAATGGCGCGCCAGCAAGATCACGATCAAGAACGTGCAGAACAAGCGTGCTACAGAAATCACTATGTCTGATGTAAAAATCGATCAAGGCTTGAGCGCAAACAAATTTACCCCTAAAGCGCTGGCCGAAGAGTAGGTATTTCGCGCGGGCGCTACAGCCGACAAAGCCAGACGGTGGCGCCGCCGGCGGATTTATCTTCTACATCTAGCGCCACCACCCTAAATCCCGCATCGGTTAAAATCTGTCTATACTCATGCTGAGATAAAGACGCATGATAAAGATTTTCGCCATAGTTTTCTCCCCAGGCTTCGCCGTGGGCCGGGCCTGAAGTAAATAATAAACTTCCTTGAGGATTTAAAACTTGCGCCAGCTTGGGCAGAAGTTTTCGCTGGTCATCATAAGGCAAATGAAACGAGCTGTGCCACATGATAATTCCGTCAAATTTTTCAGAAAGATTCAAATCGCGCATATCTTGCACTTCCGGATTTATTGAAGGCACATACTTTTTAGCCAACTCGATCATCTTTTGGCTGCCATCAATTCCTTTGACACTAAAACCTTGGCTTAAAATATAGGACGCGATCGGTCTCCCCGAACCACACCCTAAATCCAAAATTTTTCCTTCTTTTTTAACTTGAGCCAGGAATCGATCTAAATGCTTTTTTTCCATGCGCAGATCTTGGGCGCGCTCGGAATCAAACCATTCACCTATTTTATTATATAAGCCGTAAACTTGCTCCTTGGTGCTCACAAATCAGTC contains:
- a CDS encoding class I SAM-dependent DNA methyltransferase; the encoded protein is MSTKEQVYGLYNKIGEWFDSERAQDLRMEKKHLDRFLAQVKKEGKILDLGCGSGRPIASYILSQGFSVKGIDGSQKMIELAKKYVPSINPEVQDMRDLNLSEKFDGIIMWHSSFHLPYDDQRKLLPKLAQVLNPQGSLLFTSGPAHGEAWGENYGENLYHASLSQHEYRQILTDAGFRVVALDVEDKSAGGATVWLCRL